A single window of Microbispora hainanensis DNA harbors:
- a CDS encoding MATE family efflux transporter encodes MPLATAYGRSVFPEERMDEHAGAAPLRRILALAAPALGVLAAEPLYLLVNTAMVGHLGAVPLAALSVGGIVLAQISSQMTFLSFGTTARAARLHGAGRRADAVAEGVQATWLAAVAGLVITVAGQLLATPVAHLLTGDGRVADAAASWLRIALLGAPLILITMAGNGWMRGVQDMRRPLRYVLVGNAISTALCPALVYGLGWGIDGSAVANVAGQAVSAILFVRALRTEGVPLAPAPAAMRAQLGLARDLVLLGLAFQACWVSATAVAAHTSAAAAGAHQVVFQLWMFLAFVLDALAIAAQALVGAALGANDAERARRLAWQVTGCGLVFGTLLGVVFAALAGLLPRVFTGDPTVLAEMPGAWWFFVALQPVGGVVFTLDGVLLGAGDAAYLRTATASGAVLGFLPVVWASLRFGWGLVGIWSGLSAFLLIRMITVLARLRSGRWAVLGAVR; translated from the coding sequence ATGCCGCTCGCCACGGCGTACGGCCGGTCGGTCTTCCCGGAGGAACGCATGGACGAGCACGCGGGCGCGGCCCCGCTGCGCCGGATACTCGCGCTCGCCGCGCCCGCGCTCGGAGTCCTGGCCGCCGAGCCGCTCTATCTGCTCGTCAACACGGCGATGGTGGGCCATCTCGGCGCGGTGCCGCTCGCGGCACTGTCGGTCGGCGGCATCGTGCTGGCGCAGATCTCCTCGCAGATGACGTTCCTGTCCTTCGGCACGACCGCCCGCGCCGCCCGGCTGCACGGCGCGGGCCGCCGGGCCGACGCCGTGGCCGAGGGGGTGCAGGCGACCTGGCTCGCGGCGGTCGCCGGGCTGGTGATCACCGTGGCGGGACAACTGCTCGCCACGCCGGTCGCCCATCTCCTCACGGGTGACGGCCGGGTCGCCGACGCCGCGGCGAGCTGGCTCAGGATCGCCCTGCTCGGTGCCCCGCTGATCCTGATCACGATGGCCGGGAACGGCTGGATGCGCGGCGTGCAGGACATGCGGCGCCCGCTGCGCTACGTGCTCGTGGGCAACGCGATCTCCACGGCGCTGTGCCCGGCGCTGGTCTATGGGCTCGGCTGGGGCATCGACGGCTCGGCGGTCGCCAACGTGGCCGGGCAGGCTGTCTCCGCGATCCTGTTCGTGCGGGCGCTGCGGACCGAGGGCGTGCCGCTCGCTCCGGCGCCGGCCGCGATGCGGGCCCAGCTCGGTCTGGCACGCGACCTGGTGCTGCTCGGCCTGGCATTCCAGGCGTGCTGGGTGTCGGCGACGGCGGTCGCCGCGCACACCTCCGCCGCGGCGGCCGGTGCGCACCAGGTGGTGTTCCAACTGTGGATGTTCCTGGCCTTCGTCCTCGACGCGCTGGCCATCGCCGCGCAGGCGCTGGTCGGGGCCGCGCTCGGCGCGAACGACGCGGAACGGGCGCGCCGCCTGGCCTGGCAGGTGACCGGCTGCGGGCTGGTCTTCGGCACCCTGCTCGGCGTGGTGTTCGCGGCGCTGGCCGGTCTCCTCCCCCGCGTGTTCACCGGCGACCCGACGGTGCTGGCCGAGATGCCCGGCGCCTGGTGGTTCTTCGTCGCGCTGCAGCCGGTCGGCGGTGTCGTGTTCACGTTGGACGGGGTGCTGCTCGGCGCCGGGGACGCGGCATATCTCCGCACGGCGACGGCGAGCGGGGCGGTGCTGGGGTTCCTGCCGGTGGTGTGGGCCTCGCTGCGATTCGGCTGGGGACTCGTGGGGATCTGGTCGGGGTTGTCGGCCTTCCTGCTGATTCGAATGATCACCGTGCTGGCCAGGCTGCGCTCCGGCCGCTGGGCGGTGCTCGGCGCCGTACGGTGA
- a CDS encoding extracellular solute-binding protein, which produces MAAGPAGSFWSRWYERFTRFHLRLAAACFLAGAVFVIVVSQHSGAPSAQGACPGRPDDLIIGTGAEIGAGGVRHDVIKAWNDEQRKLKTKPLKATLVEISESSDEQRSELAAAAQSKRCAYDVLLLDVAYITEFARNGYLEKFELDPGKLGALPERYFLRESLETGRVDGEQFAVPFAADAPLLYRRTDVPAPPQDTKRFLELAKAHGYAAQFDDYEGGTVNLLEAIFSARSGKASRDDVVFDDKGNVVLDQDGNGEKVMDALRAWREALFTVGDGARTPSNESVLREESSLQAFRTGLVGYMRNWPFASTGWPPTR; this is translated from the coding sequence ATGGCGGCGGGTCCCGCCGGGTCGTTCTGGAGCCGCTGGTACGAACGCTTCACGAGGTTCCATCTCAGGCTCGCCGCGGCCTGCTTCCTGGCGGGCGCGGTGTTCGTGATCGTGGTGAGCCAGCACTCCGGGGCGCCGTCCGCGCAGGGCGCCTGCCCCGGGCGCCCCGACGACCTGATCATCGGGACGGGGGCGGAGATCGGTGCCGGCGGCGTACGCCACGACGTGATCAAGGCGTGGAACGACGAGCAGCGCAAGCTCAAGACGAAGCCGCTGAAGGCGACGCTGGTCGAGATCTCCGAGTCGTCCGACGAGCAGCGTTCCGAGCTGGCCGCGGCGGCGCAGTCGAAGCGCTGCGCCTATGACGTGCTCCTCCTGGATGTCGCCTACATCACCGAGTTCGCCAGGAACGGCTATCTCGAGAAGTTCGAGCTGGATCCCGGCAAGCTGGGCGCCCTCCCGGAGCGCTACTTCCTGCGCGAGTCGCTGGAGACCGGCCGGGTCGACGGAGAGCAGTTCGCGGTGCCGTTCGCCGCCGACGCTCCGCTGCTCTACCGGCGCACCGACGTGCCGGCGCCGCCGCAGGACACGAAGAGGTTCCTCGAACTGGCCAAGGCGCACGGCTATGCGGCGCAGTTCGACGATTATGAGGGCGGCACCGTCAACCTGCTCGAAGCGATCTTCTCGGCCCGGAGCGGGAAGGCGTCGCGGGACGACGTCGTCTTCGACGACAAGGGAAACGTCGTCCTCGACCAGGACGGCAACGGCGAGAAGGTGATGGACGCGCTCCGCGCCTGGCGCGAGGCGCTGTTCACGGTCGGCGACGGTGCGCGGACGCCGAGCAACGAGAGCGTCTTACGGGAGGAGAGCAGCCTGCAGGCGTTCCGTACGGGCCTCGTGGGCTACATGCGCAACTGGCCGTTCGCCTCAACCGGCTGGCCACCGACCCGCTGA
- a CDS encoding TIGR03619 family F420-dependent LLM class oxidoreductase, which translates to MRLGYAVPQYGAFADPDFIRQTSTALEVMGYDSLWAGDRILLPLAPSDPYPGGGTIPEAFGTFFDPLTALTLAAVGTREIRLGTSTLNALWQPPVLLARTLTSLDLLSHGRLDVGIGLGWLRDEYAAAGVPWRGRGARLEETLDVLEAVWTGEVVEHKGALWTVPPSRIDLKPCQRPRPPVLLAGFTPPALDRVGRRADGWLGTAMPMPYLTALWDIALRAASGAGRDLSALRMVVRVNPQITDSPAPADEVPRVGTVRQVADYLLTLAEAGAHEAFVDVQTTTSSRQRFLDVAQELVTLLRAG; encoded by the coding sequence ATGCGACTCGGATACGCGGTCCCCCAGTACGGCGCGTTCGCCGATCCGGATTTCATCCGGCAGACGAGCACGGCACTCGAAGTGATGGGCTACGACAGCCTGTGGGCGGGCGACCGCATCCTGCTTCCGCTGGCGCCCAGCGACCCGTACCCGGGAGGAGGGACGATCCCCGAGGCGTTCGGGACGTTCTTCGACCCGCTCACCGCACTGACCCTGGCCGCGGTCGGCACGCGCGAGATCCGGCTGGGGACCAGCACGCTCAACGCGCTGTGGCAGCCGCCCGTCCTGCTCGCCCGTACGCTGACCTCGCTCGACCTGCTCAGCCACGGACGGCTGGATGTCGGCATCGGTCTCGGCTGGCTTCGTGACGAGTACGCCGCGGCCGGGGTGCCCTGGCGGGGGAGGGGAGCCCGGCTGGAGGAGACGCTCGACGTGCTGGAGGCCGTCTGGACCGGTGAGGTGGTCGAGCACAAGGGCGCGCTGTGGACGGTGCCGCCGTCGCGGATCGACCTCAAGCCCTGCCAGCGGCCGCGTCCGCCGGTCCTGCTCGCCGGTTTCACGCCTCCGGCGCTGGACCGGGTCGGCCGCCGGGCCGACGGCTGGCTGGGCACGGCCATGCCCATGCCGTACCTGACCGCCTTGTGGGACATCGCGCTGCGGGCCGCGTCCGGCGCGGGCCGCGACCTGTCCGCGCTGCGCATGGTGGTGCGGGTCAACCCGCAGATCACCGACTCCCCGGCGCCCGCCGACGAGGTGCCGCGTGTGGGCACCGTACGGCAGGTCGCCGACTATCTGCTCACCCTGGCCGAGGCCGGGGCCCATGAGGCGTTCGTCGACGTGCAGACGACGACCTCTTCGCGGCAGCGGTTCCTCGACGTCGCGCAGGAGCTCGTCACCCTCCTGCGCGCGGGCTGA